Proteins encoded within one genomic window of Abyssisolibacter fermentans:
- a CDS encoding helix-turn-helix domain-containing protein, with amino-acid sequence MKNINEIMLNPIRMRIIQELASNQSITATELCKKISNVPRTTMYRHINILIDNDILSVVSEKKIRGSLERTLALNIPNVTKHNTIENADQNAFGFLMCNYAKFHNYFSDKNSDPAKDKIFLNNTVLMMNDTEFDQFLAEIREILVKYSFESAEGRKVRDISIISSPS; translated from the coding sequence ATGAAAAATATAAACGAGATAATGTTAAATCCTATCCGGATGAGAATTATCCAGGAACTTGCTTCCAATCAAAGCATTACCGCGACTGAGCTTTGTAAAAAAATCAGTAATGTACCACGAACAACCATGTATCGTCATATAAATATTCTCATTGATAACGATATTCTGTCTGTTGTATCAGAAAAAAAAATTAGAGGAAGTCTTGAAAGAACACTTGCTTTGAACATTCCAAATGTTACAAAACACAACACCATTGAAAACGCTGACCAAAATGCCTTTGGATTTCTAATGTGCAATTACGCAAAATTTCACAATTATTTCAGTGACAAAAACTCTGATCCTGCAAAGGACAAAATTTTTTTGAACAATACTGTGCTGATGATGAACGATACTGAATTCGACCAATTTTTAGCAGAAATACGCGAGATTCTTGTGAAATACAGCTTTGAATCAGCGGAAGGAAGAAAGGTCAGGGATATA